GACAGCGTGGTTCAATTTCGGGATGAGCATCCTCTCGCTAGTCATCGTGCTAGTATTCATCCGCGGCATTGGAATTGTGGGCGGGAAAAAGTAAAATACTGGAAACCACACATGGTGCCATGCAACAATCGAGTTTGTGTAAACTGTAAAGACCTTCTCTTCCCTTTCCATCCACATACCACACCGtcaacccccccccccccccccccaaagACTATCTCGATCCGGCCCCTCTCCTTCAAATTCGAGCTCAGGCCCTAAATCACCAATCCCATTCGATGCCAAAACAAGTCCTACTCAGACAGACGAATGAGTACAATCCAGAGCTCGTCGGCTCAGTGCATGTGCATTGTACACGTGTATTGGCTTTTCGATGTAGATGCCATCCATCCCCAGCCGTAGCGTGATTCCATGGACAATCTGTTTACAGCAGTCGTAGATTCTCGCGGGAGGTAATAAGCGTGGTTGTAACCTGGTCTGCTTGGCGATGGAGGATGCAGCCGAGCCATACAATGGACGAAATTAATTTTCTTTCGTCTGTCTCGTTTTCCACGTCTACAAGGCGGGTTGGgtttggggggggggggggggttcGATGCTGCTGCCTCCTGCGTGCTTTGCCTGCTTGGTTTCTTGCCAAGTGCGTAGATCCAGCCTGGAAGTCACGGCAGATTTCAGCTCGCTAATGCTGAGATAACATGCGGCTGTCGTTACCTGACGAGTGGCGTCGGGAAAAAGAAGGGCCGGTACATCAGAGGGATGAACAGGGGGAATGTAGAAGGATGGATGGACAGCTAAACAGAGGAACGAAGAGATGAAAAGGAGAATATCGTGATTTACATGAATGGACGTATGCTGCGGGTGCAACAAGGGAGCGTGTGGGCAGTTGCTCGAGACTGGCGTTTACATTGAATGGAATGTGCGTTTCACGGCCCTATGACGAGAAAGAGGGAAGCGGAGAAGTAATAATGTCGACATCAGCATCTACATCGACGTCAACGTCAACGGCAGAGTAGGAATCTGGTATTCTCGAGCATTTCGATATTACACTGCTACTCAGTGTTTCTCTGCGTCTTCACCGACATGATAACCCCTCGCTATCCCACTGCGCCCCTCTTCCATCTTAGCTGCATGTCCACTCCCACTTGCACTCCCATCTTCCTCGCCATCAGTGTTGTTGTAGTCGCTGCCCAACCCGACCCAGGTGCGCTTGCTGCGAAGGAACTCTGCGCCGGGCGAGACGACGCCGTTGACGGAGGCGAGGGCGCCGGATGTGCGTTTTGTCAGCGCGGTGGAAGAGGCTGATGTGCTGCTGAGAGAGGGGTTCTGGATCGACTTCGGATTGGAGGGCGTGGATTGTTGCATGGGGCGCGAGTGCGAGACGTAGCGGCCGGTGCGGAGGTCGAATTCGGGGGGTGCGGATTCTTCCTCCGAGTCGTAGTCGCCGTCGGCATTACCGTTTGTTTCTCCTCTCTCCTGCTTGCTGCTGGTTCCATTGGTCTTTTCTTCTGCGGCCTTGGCCTCGTTCGCCTGGGCATCGTCCAGAATCGCAGTGAAATCGCCGCTCCACTCGCCCGTCCAGACGCGATTCGTGTCGTCCTGCAGCGCTATCTCCAGCTCAAACGGCGTGATGAGCGGCCGCCAAAAATCCTTGCTCTCGATCAGACTGCTCTCCCAACACCCAATCACAACCCACCCGCCCACTTCGCTGAAGTTTGCGACCTTGGCGGCGTTCACCTTTCCGACGACAAACGTGTAGCTCTTCTTACCCACTGCGGCAATTGTTTTCTGCACGTGTGCCAGAATGGTCATGTAGTTTTTGACGGATAGAGTGTTGATGAGGATGCCAAACACAGGTGTTGTGGAGAGCGAGGTGCAGAGTGCGTAGCGGCGACGGAGGTTCATGCGTGTGTTTGCGACTTCGGCGGCGGGCAGCGTGGACGAGGGGATCGTAGGGTAGATGTGTGTGGAAGCTACGCGGGAGGAGAGGGTGAGGAGGAGGGAGGTGGGTGGCTCGGAGATGTGGAAGAGAGCCCAGTCGAGCAGGGCATCTGACGTGCCGGGCGGCGTTGTGCGATTCGGGAGGGGCGAGGATGGGTTGTGAAGGATTTGGGTGGAGAAGAGCGAGGTGTAGCCTGCTTGTTCGAGACGTGTGTGGAGGGCGGGGATGTGGTGCGAGTAGGGTATGTCGGCCATGAGGATGACTTGTTGTGCTTTGTCCGGATACGTGGACTGGAAGGTGGCTATGGTCTGGTCGAGATCGAGAGGGCGCTCGGTGAAGACGTATATGACGGGCAGCCGTGAAGGGGGCGAGAGGCAGGAGCGTCCGTAGTGCACCACGCAGTCTGCATCGACATGCTCGGCTGCCACCTCGTCGACACAACACGCGCCGTAGGAGGTGTCGCCGAGGATGAACAGCCTCTCCTCGCCGTCCGGCTTCTCCTCCAGGCCCATTTTCGTTTCCAGCTTCGCGCTCAGCTCCTCGACCGCTGTGCCATTCCGTCGACTCTCGGTCGCATTCGCAttcgcactcgcactcgcactcgcacttGCGCCCGCGCCCGCACTCGCACCCTGTGCCTGTTTCGCCTTGGCCAGCCCTCGACCCAGCTGCTCATACACGCGCGGCGCATCGACGAGCATGTGATCGGGGAACTGCAGCGCAATCCTGTTCCATCTCCCCTCGCGGATCTCCTTCACCGTGCGCTCGATCTCGTAGGTGAGGGCGACCTGCTCGTCCGAGAGGCGTTGCAACTTCGACGTGTCTACAGCAGGCGTGGGGTCTTCGAAGATGTGGGTGTCGGGCGTCGACAGCACAGGTGCTCCTGCAAGCGCGGGCACTGCCATATTGGCTGTCATGTTTGTTTGGAGCAGTGCATGGACGTGGCGGGGCTGGAGACTTTTTGTTTGGCGCGGGGCTCGGCCATGGCGTGGTCATTGGCCGAGCACCTCTGTGCAGCATGCAGGGACCAGAGTAAGCCATCTTCTTCACCAACTTTTTCAATTATACCATCGTGGATGATACATGATGGATACATGGAATGCATGAAGAATACATGGTAAATAAATACATGATAGATACATGGAATGCATGAAGAATGCATGGTAGATAAATACATGAGAGATACATGGAACGCATGAAAGATGCATGGAATACATGGAATACATGGAATACATGGAATACTGGAATACATGAAAGATACATGAAAGATACATGAAAGATACATGAAAGATACATGAAAGATACATGAAAGATACATGAAAGATACATGAAAGATACATGAAAGATGGTATCACTCTGTCAAAACGCCAACCCTCGAGGAAGCAAAATGCAAGAAGCCGTCTCAGCCACAAGGCCGTTTACATCACAAGGTATCCGGCAACGGCTGCCACCAGAGCCAGCC
The Ascochyta rabiei chromosome 9, complete sequence DNA segment above includes these coding regions:
- a CDS encoding Diphthamide biosynthesis protein 2, giving the protein MAVPALAGAPVLSTPDTHIFEDPTPAVDTSKLQRLSDEQVALTYEIERTVKEIREGRWNRIALQFPDHMLVDAPRVYEQLGRGLAKAKQAQGASAGAGASASASASANANATESRRNGTAVEELSAKLETKMGLEEKPDGEERLFILGDTSYGACCVDEVAAEHVDADCVVHYGRSCLSPPSRLPVIYVFTERPLDLDQTIATFQSTYPDKAQQVILMADIPYSHHIPALHTRLEQAGYTSLFSTQILHNPSSPLPNRTTPPGTSDALLDWALFHISEPPTSLLLTLSSRVASTHIYPTIPSSTLPAAEVANTRMNLRRRYALCTSLSTTPVFGILINTLSVKNYMTILAHVQKTIAAVGKKSYTFVVGKVNAAKVANFSEVGGWVVIGCWESSLIESKDFWRPLITPFELEIALQDDTNRVWTGEWSGDFTAILDDAQANEAKAAEEKTNGTSSKQERGETNGNADGDYDSEEESAPPEFDLRTGRYVSHSRPMQQSTPSNPKSIQNPSLSSTSASSTALTKRTSGALASVNGVVSPGAEFLRSKRTWVGLGSDYNNTDGEEDGSASGSGHAAKMEEGRSGIARGYHVGEDAEKH